In one Acipenser ruthenus chromosome 10, fAciRut3.2 maternal haplotype, whole genome shotgun sequence genomic region, the following are encoded:
- the LOC117400417 gene encoding hydroxycarboxylic acid receptor 2-like produces MLENSNLHCLSAQSNVASILSPALIMEFLLGIPGNVVALWVFCFRMKARRPSTVYLLNLVLADFLLILSLPFRIDNLLRGEHWVFGDPFCRINLFMLAVNRSASISFMTVVAVERYFKIVHQHHRFNRLSVKQAAVMSCVVWALTLCLRIPLLTSQLLQEHNGTFLCRSFSSYKNLPTEIHLHYLLYVVEFILPFSVLLFCTLKISWVLKHQSMNRDWKIRHAIRVVVVITLVFAMCFGPGIVAGLTALLIKYFNPENCASFRVASQCFNASIAFTYLNSVLDPLIYCFSSTVFRNTLKKSINCLGLCQLEVSRSDSVTSIT; encoded by the coding sequence ATGTTGGAGAACAGCAACTTGCACTGCCTGTCTGCCCAGAGCAATGTTGCCTCCATCCTCTCCCCAGCTCTTATCATGGAGTTCCTGCTGGGGATTCCCGGGAACGTCGTCGCCTTGTGGGTCTTCTGTTTCCGTATGAAAGCCCGTAGGCCGAGCACGGTGTACCTGCTTAACCTGGTGCTGGCAGATTTCCTGCTCATCCTCAGCCTGCCCTTCAGGATCGACAACCTCCTGAGAGGCGAGCACTGGGTGTTCGGGGACCCCTTCTGCCGCATCAACCTCTTCATGCTGGCCGTGAACCGCTCTGCCAGCATCAGCTTCATGACGGTGGTGGCCGTCGAGCGCTACTTCAAGATCGTCCACCAGCACCACAGATTCAACCGTCTGTCTGTGAAGCAGGCTGCTGTGATGTCCTGCGTGGTGTGGGCTCTGACTTTGTGTCTGAGGATCCCACTGCTGACCAGCCAGCTTCTTCAGGAACACAACGGCACCTTCCTGTGCCGCAGCTTCAGCTCCTACAAAAATCTCCCCACGGAGATCCACCTGCACTACCTCCTGTACGTGGTAGAGTTTATCCTTCCTTTCTCTGTGCTGCTGTTCTGCACACTCAAGATCTCCTGGGTCCTGAAGCACCAGAGCATGAACAGGGACTGGAAGATCAGGCACGCCAtcagggtggtggtggtgatcACCCTGGTGTTTGCCATGTGCTTTGGGCCGGGGATCGTGGCCGGTCTGACCGCGCTCCTCATCAAGTACTTCAATCCCGAGAACTGCGCGTCTTTCCGGGTGGCGTCACAGTGTTTCAACGCCTCCATCGCTTTCACCTACCTGAACAGCGTGCTGGACCCACTCATCTACTGCTTCTCCAGCACCGTGTTCAGGAACACTTTGAAGAAGTCCATCAACTGCCTGGGCCTGTGCCAGCTGGAGGTGTCCAGGAGTGACAGCGTCACCAGCATCACCTGA